Proteins encoded in a region of the Streptomyces sp. NBC_00310 genome:
- a CDS encoding FAD-dependent oxidoreductase — translation MHRAPATPRPSSRTNTTPRTRTHTSAASRPPTHLTVIGGGFAGLTAAITAAEAGARVTVHEAHHTLGGRARTTEGPYRTNEGPHALYSGGPHWTWLEQRDLIGPLAPLPPREAARLRLHHKGALRRTPPFAMLKLLRPRRTGGHAPVDVDFLTWATEQAGEEAARAAANYSAVALFHHDAGSLSAAFVQERLRRATKLPPEAHYPRGGWASVIDRMAARAWNLGVRMETLSRVDSLDALTGRDSGGNRGHRASSGPVVVATSLDAARRLLKDDSLTWPSGRTALVDLAVRTRRGDAFAVSDLDAPGWIERFTAQDRTLAPAGEQVLQGQFPIGPHESRADGVARAEHLLDLGFPGWRDRVTWRREATANGRTGAVDLPGTSWRDRPAVDRGDGVYLAGDQVAAPGVLSEVSFNSALAAVSLALGRRSKNTLDLKHA, via the coding sequence ATGCACCGCGCTCCAGCCACGCCCCGCCCCTCCTCCCGTACGAACACGACCCCCCGCACCCGCACCCACACGTCCGCCGCCTCCCGACCCCCCACCCACCTCACCGTCATCGGCGGCGGCTTCGCCGGGCTCACCGCGGCGATCACCGCCGCCGAGGCGGGCGCGCGGGTCACCGTCCACGAGGCGCACCACACGCTCGGCGGCCGGGCGCGGACCACGGAGGGGCCGTACCGGACGAACGAGGGACCGCACGCGCTGTACAGCGGCGGCCCGCACTGGACCTGGCTCGAGCAGCGGGACCTGATCGGCCCGCTCGCGCCCCTCCCGCCCCGGGAGGCCGCCCGGCTGCGCCTGCACCACAAGGGCGCCCTGCGCCGGACCCCGCCGTTCGCGATGCTCAAGCTCCTCCGCCCACGCCGTACGGGCGGGCACGCGCCCGTCGACGTCGACTTCCTCACCTGGGCGACCGAACAGGCCGGCGAGGAGGCCGCGCGCGCCGCCGCCAACTACTCGGCGGTGGCCCTGTTCCACCACGACGCGGGCTCCCTGTCCGCCGCGTTCGTGCAGGAACGGCTGCGCCGGGCCACGAAGTTGCCCCCGGAGGCGCACTACCCGCGCGGCGGCTGGGCGAGCGTCATCGACCGGATGGCGGCCCGCGCCTGGAACCTCGGCGTCCGTATGGAGACCCTCAGCCGGGTCGACAGTCTGGACGCCCTCACCGGCCGCGACAGCGGCGGGAACCGCGGCCATCGCGCGTCCAGCGGCCCGGTCGTCGTCGCCACCTCCCTCGACGCCGCCCGCCGCCTGCTCAAGGACGACTCGCTGACCTGGCCGAGCGGCCGTACGGCCCTCGTCGACCTCGCCGTACGCACCCGCCGCGGCGACGCGTTCGCGGTCTCCGACCTGGACGCGCCCGGCTGGATCGAGCGGTTCACCGCGCAGGACCGCACGCTGGCCCCGGCGGGCGAGCAGGTACTCCAGGGGCAGTTCCCGATCGGTCCGCACGAGTCGCGGGCGGACGGCGTCGCCCGGGCCGAGCACCTGCTCGACCTGGGCTTCCCCGGCTGGCGGGACCGGGTCACCTGGCGGCGCGAGGCGACCGCGAACGGCCGTACGGGCGCGGTGGACCTGCCCGGCACCAGCTGGCGCGACCGCCCGGCCGTGGACCGGGGTGACGGCGTGTACCTCGCGGGCGACCAGGTCGCGGCGCCGGGCGTGCTCTCGGAGGTGTCGTTCAACAGCGCCCTCGCGGCCGTGTCGCTGGCGCTGGGCAGAAGGTCGAAGAACACGCTTGACCTCAAGCATGCTTGA
- a CDS encoding zinc-binding dehydrogenase — translation MHAIRLHTFGPAENLTYEKVADPEPGPGQVRVAVAAAGVHLLDTAIREGHPGPAPAPELPTIPGREVAGVVEALGEGVPEHWLGRRVTAHLGFVPGGYAELAVTEVERLHEIPENLDYAEAVAMIGTGRTAMGILLFAAPGPDDVVVVPAAAGGLGTLLVQYAKNAGATVVGLAGGPEKTARVAANGADLAVDYTDAAWPEKVAAYRGKATIVLDGVGGAAARESVALLAPGGRHLVFGWSAGGSTGTGPYVVEGVSETVLGEKMLRRAGGADPIRTLELRALTEAATGRLTPAVHRFPLAEAAAAHRALENRGTTGKVVLEP, via the coding sequence ATGCACGCCATCCGTCTGCACACCTTCGGCCCGGCCGAGAACCTGACGTACGAGAAGGTCGCGGACCCCGAGCCCGGCCCGGGCCAGGTGCGTGTCGCCGTCGCAGCGGCGGGCGTCCATCTGCTGGACACGGCCATCCGCGAGGGCCACCCGGGACCGGCACCGGCACCGGAACTGCCCACGATCCCCGGCCGGGAGGTCGCCGGAGTCGTCGAGGCGCTCGGGGAGGGCGTCCCGGAGCACTGGCTCGGCAGGCGGGTCACGGCCCACCTCGGCTTCGTGCCCGGCGGCTACGCCGAGCTGGCCGTCACCGAGGTCGAACGGCTGCACGAGATCCCGGAGAACCTCGACTACGCCGAGGCCGTCGCGATGATCGGCACGGGCCGTACGGCGATGGGAATCCTGCTCTTCGCCGCACCGGGCCCGGACGACGTGGTCGTGGTCCCGGCGGCGGCCGGCGGCCTCGGCACGCTCCTCGTGCAGTACGCCAAGAACGCGGGCGCCACGGTCGTCGGCCTGGCCGGCGGGCCCGAGAAGACGGCCCGGGTGGCGGCGAACGGCGCCGACCTCGCCGTCGACTACACGGACGCGGCGTGGCCCGAGAAGGTCGCGGCGTACCGGGGGAAGGCCACGATCGTCCTCGACGGGGTCGGCGGGGCGGCGGCGCGGGAGTCCGTCGCCCTGCTCGCCCCCGGCGGCAGGCACCTCGTCTTCGGCTGGTCGGCGGGCGGGAGCACCGGCACGGGTCCGTACGTCGTCGAGGGCGTCTCGGAGACGGTCCTGGGCGAGAAGATGCTGCGCCGGGCGGGCGGCGCCGACCCCATCCGCACCCTCGAACTCCGCGCCCTCACCGAGGCCGCCACCGGCCGCCTCACCCCGGCCGTCCACCGCTTCCCCCTCGCCGAGGCGGCCGCCGCCCACCGTGCCCTGGAGAACCGGGGCACCACCGGCAAGGTCGTGCTGGAGCCGTGA
- a CDS encoding M1 family metallopeptidase, which produces MVSCPRRISDVSRSAPVAPAALLTVALALTLTSCTEGGGEAEGARGSAGLRDPYFPKLGNGGYDVTHYALTLGYEPPPETEDAPEDDADDAPEDDPEDDPEAAAHLRAAAVITARATRDLDSFNLDLKGMDVESVAVEGVAARWKRAGQELTVTPGKGLDEGETFRTTVRYSGAPTTITDPDGSREGWLPTADGVLALGEPTGSMTWFPGNHHPSDKAAYDIEVTVPEGLRAVSNGELKSESTKNGRTTYSWHTAEPMASYVATIAIGTYEIRRATVGEGEGEGEGEGEGEGEGEGEGGGEGDGGGAGRIPVYVAVDPSQTEDSRAVLDRIPEVVEWAEGNFGPYPFSSTGAIVDGPDDVAYALETQNRPVFPGAPDISLFVHELAHQWYGDSVTPKSWRDMWLNEGFATYAEWLWEEDHGGDTAQETFDALYEGDYYQDDASNEAVWDFPPAKPPSAARISDSPVYERGAMVLHRIREEVGDDAFFDLLQGWATAHRHGNADTADFTAYVEEFAEKTAPDADLTPVWDDWLYGTGRPPMA; this is translated from the coding sequence ATGGTGTCATGTCCTCGTAGGATCTCCGACGTGTCCCGATCCGCACCGGTTGCCCCTGCCGCCCTGCTCACCGTCGCGTTGGCACTCACGCTCACGTCGTGCACCGAGGGCGGCGGCGAGGCCGAGGGGGCCAGGGGTTCCGCCGGCCTCCGGGACCCGTACTTCCCGAAGCTCGGCAACGGCGGCTACGACGTCACCCACTACGCCCTCACCCTCGGGTACGAACCCCCGCCCGAGACCGAGGACGCCCCCGAGGACGACGCAGACGACGCCCCCGAGGACGACCCCGAGGACGACCCCGAGGCCGCCGCCCACCTGCGTGCCGCCGCCGTCATCACCGCACGGGCGACGCGGGACCTCGACTCCTTCAACCTCGACCTGAAGGGGATGGATGTCGAGTCGGTCGCCGTCGAGGGCGTGGCGGCGCGGTGGAAGCGGGCGGGGCAGGAGCTGACCGTCACCCCCGGGAAAGGACTCGACGAAGGGGAGACGTTCCGGACGACCGTGCGTTACTCGGGCGCCCCGACGACGATCACCGACCCCGACGGCTCCCGGGAGGGCTGGCTGCCGACCGCCGACGGCGTCCTCGCGCTCGGCGAACCGACGGGCTCGATGACCTGGTTCCCGGGCAACCACCATCCCTCCGACAAGGCGGCCTACGACATCGAGGTCACCGTCCCCGAGGGCCTGCGGGCCGTCTCCAACGGGGAGTTGAAGAGCGAGTCCACCAAGAACGGCCGTACGACGTACTCCTGGCACACCGCCGAACCGATGGCGAGCTACGTGGCCACGATCGCGATCGGCACGTACGAGATCCGGCGCGCGACGGTGGGCGAGGGCGAGGGCGAGGGCGAGGGCGAGGGCGAGGGCGAGGGCGAGGGTGAGGGTGAGGGCGGTGGCGAGGGTGACGGCGGTGGCGCGGGCCGGATTCCGGTGTACGTCGCCGTCGATCCCTCGCAGACCGAGGACAGCCGGGCGGTCCTCGACCGGATTCCTGAGGTCGTCGAGTGGGCGGAGGGGAACTTCGGCCCGTACCCCTTCTCCTCCACCGGCGCGATCGTCGACGGGCCGGACGACGTCGCGTACGCACTGGAGACCCAGAACCGACCCGTCTTCCCCGGCGCCCCCGACATCTCGCTCTTCGTCCACGAGCTGGCCCACCAGTGGTACGGCGACTCCGTCACCCCGAAGAGCTGGCGGGACATGTGGCTCAACGAGGGCTTCGCCACGTACGCCGAGTGGCTGTGGGAGGAGGACCACGGCGGCGACACCGCCCAGGAGACCTTCGACGCGCTGTACGAGGGCGACTATTACCAGGACGACGCGTCGAACGAGGCCGTCTGGGACTTCCCGCCCGCGAAGCCGCCGAGCGCCGCCCGGATCTCCGACAGCCCGGTGTACGAACGCGGCGCCATGGTCCTGCACAGGATCCGCGAGGAGGTCGGCGACGACGCCTTCTTCGATCTGCTCCAGGGCTGGGCGACCGCGCACCGTCACGGCAACGCGGACACGGCCGACTTCACGGCGTACGTCGAGGAGTTCGCGGAGAAGACGGCTCCGGACGCGGACCTGACCCCGGTCTGGGACGACTGGCTGTACGGGACGGGGAGGCCCCCGATGGCTTGA
- a CDS encoding NAD(P)/FAD-dependent oxidoreductase, producing the protein MSSTDAIAGTVNGGISFWYARAGLPVPREPLAGDASADVVVVGGGYTGLWTAYYLKKAVPSLRVVVLEQKFCGYGASGRNGGWLYNGVAGRDRYARLHGREAAVRLQRAMNETVDEVVRVAGEEGVEADIHRGGVLEVACTPAQLGRLKAFHEHEAAYGEDDRELYGARETAERIRVADAVGSTWTPHGARLNPVKLVTGLAAVVEGLGVTVHELTPVTEIRPGHAVTPYGTVRAPYVLRCTEGFTANLKGQRRTWLPMNSSMIATEPLTAEQWATIGWEGRETLGDMAHAYMYAQRTADDRIALGGRGVPYRFGSRTDNDGRTQTATIEALYEILVRFFPSLTGVKVDYAWSGVLGVPRDWCATVTLDRSTGLGWAGGYVGSGVATANLAARTLRDLVQRDSGQAGATELTSLPWVNHRVRKWEPEPLRWVGVQGMYATYRTADRREAASQKGESSRLARWADRVAGRH; encoded by the coding sequence ATGAGCAGCACGGACGCGATCGCCGGCACCGTCAACGGTGGGATCTCCTTCTGGTACGCGCGGGCCGGCCTTCCCGTTCCGAGGGAGCCGCTGGCCGGGGACGCGTCCGCCGATGTGGTGGTCGTGGGGGGTGGGTACACCGGGCTGTGGACGGCCTATTACCTGAAGAAGGCCGTCCCCTCTCTGCGGGTCGTTGTCCTGGAGCAGAAGTTCTGTGGGTACGGGGCTTCGGGGCGCAACGGTGGGTGGCTCTACAACGGCGTCGCCGGGCGGGACCGGTACGCGCGGCTGCACGGGCGGGAGGCCGCCGTGCGGCTGCAGCGGGCCATGAACGAGACCGTCGACGAGGTCGTGCGGGTGGCGGGGGAAGAGGGTGTCGAGGCGGACATCCATCGGGGTGGGGTGCTCGAAGTCGCCTGTACACCGGCGCAGTTGGGGCGTCTCAAGGCCTTTCACGAGCACGAAGCGGCCTACGGCGAGGACGACCGCGAGCTGTACGGCGCCCGGGAGACGGCCGAGCGGATCAGGGTCGCGGACGCCGTGGGGTCGACGTGGACGCCGCACGGGGCGCGGCTGAACCCGGTGAAACTGGTGACGGGTCTGGCGGCCGTCGTGGAGGGGCTGGGAGTGACCGTTCATGAGCTGACGCCGGTCACCGAGATCCGTCCGGGGCACGCGGTCACGCCGTACGGCACGGTCCGGGCGCCCTATGTGCTGCGCTGCACGGAGGGCTTCACGGCGAACCTCAAGGGGCAGCGGCGGACCTGGCTGCCGATGAACTCCTCGATGATCGCCACCGAGCCGCTGACGGCCGAGCAGTGGGCGACGATCGGCTGGGAGGGCCGCGAGACGCTCGGCGACATGGCGCACGCGTACATGTACGCCCAGCGCACCGCCGACGACCGCATCGCGCTCGGCGGCCGCGGCGTGCCGTACCGCTTCGGTTCCCGGACGGACAACGACGGGCGTACGCAGACGGCGACGATCGAGGCGTTGTACGAGATCCTGGTGCGGTTCTTCCCCTCGCTGACGGGGGTGAAGGTCGACTACGCCTGGTCCGGCGTGCTCGGGGTCCCCCGCGACTGGTGTGCCACGGTCACGCTCGACCGGTCGACGGGGCTCGGCTGGGCGGGCGGTTACGTCGGCTCCGGTGTGGCCACCGCGAACCTCGCCGCCCGCACCCTGCGCGATCTCGTCCAGCGGGACTCCGGGCAGGCCGGGGCCACCGAGCTCACCTCGCTGCCGTGGGTGAACCACCGGGTGCGCAAGTGGGAGCCGGAGCCGTTGCGTTGGGTGGGCGTGCAGGGGATGTACGCGACGTATCGCACCGCCGACCGGCGGGAAGCCGCCTCGCAGAAGGGGGAGTCGTCACGGTTGGCGCGGTGGGCGGACCGGGTGGCGGGGCGGCACTGA
- a CDS encoding pentapeptide repeat-containing protein, translated as MVRARSVVKAARRPEVRLPVLEAYAGGGLEPDGDYDGLEFREQDFVGQDGGGARFMDCALTGCALDETRLHRARVLDSVLTGIRGVGTHLAEATLRDVELVDARLGGVQMHGAVLERVLVRGGKIDYLNLREARLKDVVFEDCVLVEPDFGGARLERVAFVGCALKGADLSGVTLVDVDLREAASVEIARGVERLSGAVISAAQLMDLAPVLAGEMGIRVEG; from the coding sequence ATGGTGAGGGCGAGGTCGGTGGTGAAGGCGGCACGGCGGCCGGAGGTGCGGCTGCCGGTGCTGGAGGCGTACGCGGGCGGGGGGTTGGAGCCCGACGGGGACTACGACGGGCTGGAGTTCCGGGAGCAGGACTTCGTCGGGCAGGACGGCGGGGGTGCCCGTTTCATGGACTGCGCGCTGACGGGCTGCGCGCTGGACGAGACGCGACTGCACCGGGCTCGTGTGCTCGACTCCGTCCTCACCGGGATACGGGGCGTCGGGACGCATCTGGCCGAGGCGACGTTGCGTGACGTGGAGCTGGTGGACGCGCGCCTCGGTGGGGTGCAGATGCACGGGGCCGTGCTGGAGCGGGTGCTCGTGCGCGGGGGGAAGATCGACTACCTCAACCTGCGTGAGGCCCGGCTCAAGGATGTGGTCTTCGAGGACTGTGTCCTGGTCGAGCCGGATTTCGGCGGTGCGCGGTTGGAGCGGGTCGCGTTCGTGGGGTGCGCGTTGAAGGGGGCCGACCTGAGCGGGGTGACCTTGGTGGACGTGGATCTGCGGGAGGCCGCGTCGGTGGAGATCGCGCGGGGGGTGGAGCGGTTGTCGGGGGCGGTGATCAGTGCGGCGCAGTTGATGGACTTGGCGCCGGTGCTGGCGGGGGAGATGGGGATTCGAGTGGAGGGGTGA